The Peribacillus sp. FSL P2-0133 genome has a segment encoding these proteins:
- a CDS encoding competence/damage-inducible protein A codes for MDAEIIAVGSELLLGQINNTNGRFLSQQFAEMGINVFYHTVVGDNDRRLQQAIEIAESRANLIVFTGGLGPTKDDLTKETIARHIGKKLVFNDEALQSIEAYFQKRERPMTENNKKQALVLEGSEVLANDHGMAPGMVLSKSGITYMLLPGPPSEMEPMFLSYGYEKIMNKLEKHERIDSKVLRFYGIGEAELETVIEDLLVNQTNPTIAPLAAEGEVTLRITAKDSSKEKCEELILEAEKEILSRVGKFHYGSDNTSLIKELVKELTVRKLSIAAAESLTGGMFQEQLTTIPGAGKVFKGGIVCYTNDAKSNVLGVSDDTISEYGVVSGECAMEMASNVRSKLDADVGISFTGVAGPDEQEGKPVGTVFIGISYRDGNTHFKELNLSGSRAQNRIRSVKYGCHYLLRDL; via the coding sequence ATGGATGCAGAAATCATTGCAGTGGGCTCAGAGCTTCTTCTAGGACAAATCAATAACACTAATGGAAGATTCTTATCGCAGCAGTTTGCGGAAATGGGGATCAACGTTTTTTACCATACTGTGGTCGGGGATAACGACCGCCGTTTACAACAAGCTATAGAAATCGCTGAATCAAGGGCGAACTTGATTGTCTTTACCGGTGGACTTGGTCCTACCAAAGATGATTTGACGAAAGAAACGATTGCTCGCCATATAGGGAAAAAGCTCGTTTTTAATGATGAAGCTTTGCAATCCATTGAAGCTTACTTCCAAAAACGGGAACGTCCGATGACGGAAAACAACAAAAAGCAGGCCCTTGTCTTAGAAGGCAGTGAAGTGTTGGCAAACGATCATGGGATGGCACCGGGAATGGTCTTGTCCAAATCTGGGATTACATATATGCTTCTACCTGGTCCGCCAAGTGAAATGGAGCCGATGTTTTTAAGTTATGGTTATGAAAAGATCATGAATAAATTGGAAAAGCATGAACGGATCGATTCCAAGGTTCTTCGGTTCTACGGTATAGGCGAAGCCGAACTGGAAACGGTGATTGAAGATCTCCTTGTCAATCAAACGAATCCGACAATTGCCCCACTGGCAGCCGAAGGGGAAGTGACGTTAAGGATCACCGCTAAAGACTCATCTAAAGAAAAATGCGAAGAGCTTATATTGGAAGCGGAAAAAGAAATTCTTAGCAGGGTCGGCAAGTTCCATTATGGAAGTGATAATACTTCGCTAATAAAGGAACTTGTAAAAGAATTAACGGTCCGCAAGCTTTCGATTGCGGCAGCTGAAAGCTTGACCGGAGGGATGTTCCAAGAACAGCTGACAACCATCCCGGGCGCCGGTAAAGTCTTCAAAGGCGGAATTGTCTGCTATACGAATGATGCGAAGTCTAATGTCCTCGGCGTCAGTGATGATACCATTTCCGAGTATGGGGTGGTCAGCGGTGAGTGTGCTATGGAAATGGCCTCTAATGTCCGGAGCAAGCTCGATGCGGATGTAGGCATAAGCTTTACGGGCGTTGCAGGGCCGGATGAACAAGAAGGCAAGCCTGTAGGTACAGTATTTATTGGCATTTCCTATCGGGATGGAAACACTCATTTCAAGGAGTTGAATCTTTCAGGCAGCAGGGCGCAAAACCGTATTCGGAGTGTGAAGTACGGCTGTCATTACCTATTAAGGGATTTATAA
- the recA gene encoding recombinase RecA, which yields MSDRQAALDMALKQIEKQFGKGSIMKLGEQTDRRISTISSGSLALDVALGVGGYPRGRVIEIYGPESSGKTTVALHAIAEVQKTGGTAAFIDAEHALDPAYSEKLGVNIDELLLSQPDTGEQALEIAEALVRSGAVDIIVIDSVAALVPKAEIEGEMGDSHMGLQARMMSQALRKLSGSINKSNTIAIFINQVREKIGVMFGNPETTPGGRALKFYSTVRLEVRRAEQLKQGNEIVGNKTKIKVVKNKVAPPFRQAEVDIMYGQGISQEGEIIDMGADLDIVLKSGSWYSYNEERVGQGRENAKLFLKENQDIAQEISQKIRDHYNLDGEHELPPEENEPEEHFELLD from the coding sequence GTGAGTGATCGTCAAGCGGCTTTAGATATGGCGTTAAAGCAAATTGAAAAACAATTTGGTAAAGGTTCTATTATGAAACTTGGGGAACAGACTGATCGTAGGATTTCAACGATTTCAAGCGGTTCTTTAGCATTGGACGTAGCATTGGGAGTGGGCGGATATCCAAGAGGCCGGGTCATTGAGATATATGGACCTGAAAGCTCGGGTAAAACGACTGTTGCATTACATGCTATTGCAGAGGTACAAAAGACTGGCGGCACGGCTGCATTCATTGATGCCGAGCATGCGTTAGATCCAGCATATTCAGAAAAACTTGGTGTGAATATCGATGAGTTACTGCTTTCACAGCCTGATACGGGTGAACAAGCCTTAGAAATCGCTGAAGCGTTAGTTCGAAGTGGAGCGGTGGATATCATTGTCATTGACTCGGTGGCAGCACTTGTTCCTAAAGCTGAAATCGAAGGCGAAATGGGAGATTCCCATATGGGTCTTCAAGCCCGGATGATGTCTCAGGCACTTAGAAAACTGTCTGGTTCCATTAATAAATCAAATACCATTGCCATTTTCATTAACCAAGTCCGTGAAAAAATCGGTGTTATGTTTGGAAATCCGGAAACGACTCCGGGAGGCCGGGCATTGAAGTTCTATTCAACTGTTCGTCTGGAAGTGCGCCGTGCGGAACAATTAAAACAAGGTAATGAAATCGTCGGTAATAAAACGAAAATCAAAGTTGTAAAAAACAAGGTTGCTCCACCATTCCGTCAAGCAGAAGTTGACATCATGTATGGTCAAGGGATTTCACAGGAAGGTGAAATCATCGATATGGGTGCAGATCTTGATATCGTCCTTAAAAGTGGCTCGTGGTATTCATACAATGAAGAGCGTGTCGGACAAGGTCGCGAAAATGCGAAGCTGTTCTTGAAAGAAAATCAGGATATCGCTCAGGAAATTTCTCAGAAAATCAGAGATCACTATAATCTCGATGGAGAGCATGAATTACCGCCAGAAGAAAATGAACCAGAAGAGCATTTTGAATTGCTTGATTAA
- the rny gene encoding ribonuclease Y, whose translation MEPMTIIFTLLGLIVGAVVGYFIHKSKFESKIAGAKGSAEHILEDAKREAEALKKEALLEAKDEIHKVRADSDREARERRNELQKQENRLLQREENLDRKDETLDKRESLLEKKEDSLNQRQQHIEEMESKVDETVRKQQTELERVSGLTREEAKAIIIDRMENELAHDVALMIKESDTRAKEEADKKAKEVLSLAIQRCAADHVAETTVSVVNLPNDEMKGRIIGREGRNIRTLETLTGIDLIIDDTPEAVILSGFDPIRRETARLALEKLVQDGRIHPARIEEMVDKARREVDEHIREIGEQTTFEVGVHGLHPDLIKILGRLKFRTSYGQNVLKHSIEVAQLSGLLAAELGEDEVLARRAGLLHDIGKAIDHEVEGSHVEIGVELATKYKEHPTVINSIASHHGDTEPTSIISVLVAAADALSAARPGARSETLENYIRRLEKLEEISESYDGVEKSFAIQAGREVRILVKPEQIDDLSAHRLARDIRKRIEEELDYPGHIKVTVIRETRAVEYAK comes from the coding sequence ATGGAACCCATGACAATCATCTTCACTTTGCTTGGCCTAATCGTCGGTGCAGTTGTTGGTTATTTTATTCACAAATCAAAATTTGAGAGTAAAATAGCAGGGGCAAAGGGCTCTGCAGAACACATCCTTGAGGATGCAAAACGTGAAGCGGAAGCACTTAAGAAAGAAGCCTTGTTGGAAGCAAAAGATGAAATTCATAAAGTTCGTGCCGATTCGGATCGGGAAGCCCGTGAAAGAAGGAACGAATTACAAAAACAAGAAAATCGGTTATTGCAAAGAGAAGAGAATCTGGACCGCAAGGATGAAACGTTAGACAAACGTGAGAGCCTTTTGGAGAAAAAAGAAGATTCTCTAAACCAAAGACAACAGCATATTGAAGAGATGGAAAGCAAAGTGGACGAGACGGTTCGTAAGCAGCAAACAGAGCTTGAACGTGTTTCCGGTTTAACTCGTGAAGAAGCTAAAGCAATCATTATCGACCGAATGGAAAACGAGCTGGCTCACGATGTAGCGCTTATGATTAAAGAAAGTGATACCCGTGCCAAAGAAGAAGCTGATAAAAAAGCAAAAGAAGTCCTTTCTCTTGCCATTCAGCGTTGTGCGGCTGATCATGTTGCAGAAACCACCGTTTCTGTAGTGAATCTTCCAAACGATGAAATGAAAGGACGGATAATCGGACGTGAAGGACGAAATATCCGGACGTTAGAAACGCTAACAGGTATTGACCTTATTATTGATGATACTCCTGAAGCTGTCATTTTATCCGGATTCGATCCAATTAGACGGGAAACGGCACGCTTGGCTCTTGAGAAACTTGTTCAGGACGGACGGATCCATCCGGCTCGCATTGAAGAAATGGTTGACAAAGCAAGACGTGAGGTAGATGAACATATTCGTGAAATTGGTGAACAAACAACTTTTGAAGTTGGAGTTCACGGTCTCCATCCAGATCTCATCAAAATACTAGGACGTTTGAAGTTCCGTACCAGTTATGGGCAAAACGTACTTAAACATTCAATTGAGGTGGCCCAGCTTTCAGGTTTACTGGCCGCTGAGCTTGGTGAGGATGAAGTTCTTGCCCGCCGTGCAGGTTTATTGCATGATATTGGGAAAGCGATTGATCATGAAGTAGAAGGCAGTCATGTTGAAATTGGCGTTGAATTAGCAACCAAATATAAAGAGCATCCAACTGTCATTAACAGCATCGCTTCACATCATGGCGATACGGAACCAACTTCCATCATATCAGTGCTTGTGGCTGCCGCTGATGCATTATCAGCTGCAAGACCGGGAGCTAGAAGTGAAACGCTTGAAAATTACATTAGAAGACTTGAAAAACTTGAGGAAATTTCCGAATCCTATGATGGAGTGGAAAAATCTTTTGCGATTCAAGCCGGACGAGAAGTGCGGATTCTAGTGAAACCAGAACAAATCGATGATCTTTCGGCACATCGACTCGCTCGTGATATCCGGAAAAGGATTGAAGAAGAGCTCGATTACCCAGGTCATATAAAAGTCACGGTCATCCGTGAAACAAGAGCAGTCGAATACGCCAAATAA
- a CDS encoding TIGR00282 family metallophosphoesterase — protein sequence MKLLFIGDVVGSPGRDMIQEYLPKLKEKYRPHITVINGENAASGRGITEKIYRSFLEWGAQAVTMGNHTWDNRDIFNFIDEAKYLVRPANFPDGAPGEGMKFLKLNHHEIAIINLQARTFMPDLDCPFKKAEELVAEARKKTPIIFVDFHGEATSEKQAMGWFLDGKVTAVVGTHTHVQTADNRILPAGTAYISDVGMTGPYDGILGMERGAVIHRFLTSLPVRFEVPKEGRTLLSGVLLEIDDKTGKAIKIERILINEDHPFYQ from the coding sequence ATGAAATTGCTATTTATTGGAGATGTAGTGGGGTCTCCTGGTCGTGACATGATCCAAGAATACCTTCCTAAGTTAAAAGAAAAGTATCGTCCGCATATCACGGTCATCAATGGCGAGAATGCAGCAAGTGGCCGGGGAATTACAGAAAAGATTTACCGAAGTTTTTTAGAGTGGGGAGCGCAGGCGGTGACCATGGGAAACCATACATGGGATAATCGTGATATTTTCAATTTTATTGATGAAGCGAAATATCTCGTCCGTCCAGCTAACTTTCCAGACGGGGCACCTGGAGAAGGAATGAAATTTTTAAAATTGAACCATCATGAAATAGCGATCATCAATTTGCAAGCGAGAACGTTCATGCCTGATTTGGATTGTCCGTTCAAAAAGGCGGAAGAACTCGTGGCGGAGGCTCGAAAAAAGACACCGATCATCTTTGTCGATTTTCATGGAGAAGCTACGAGTGAAAAGCAAGCTATGGGGTGGTTCCTGGATGGGAAGGTTACAGCCGTTGTCGGTACACACACACACGTCCAGACAGCCGATAACCGTATATTACCTGCAGGCACCGCTTACATATCAGATGTAGGCATGACAGGACCATATGATGGCATCCTTGGTATGGAGAGAGGGGCAGTCATCCATCGGTTCCTAACTAGCCTTCCTGTTCGTTTCGAAGTGCCAAAAGAGGGTCGGACGCTATTGAGTGGGGTTCTCCTTGAAATTGATGATAAAACCGGCAAGGCAATAAAAATAGAAAGGATACTGATTAACGAAGATCATCCATTTTATCAATGA
- the spoVS gene encoding stage V sporulation protein SpoVS: MEILKVSAKSNPNSVAGALAGVLRERGAAEIQAIGAGALNQAVKAVAIARGFVAPSGVDLICIPAFTDILIDGEERTAIKLIIEPR; the protein is encoded by the coding sequence ATGGAAATATTAAAAGTTTCAGCAAAATCTAATCCTAATTCTGTAGCAGGCGCACTAGCGGGAGTGCTCAGGGAAAGAGGAGCAGCCGAAATTCAAGCAATCGGTGCAGGTGCGTTAAATCAAGCCGTCAAGGCAGTAGCAATCGCGAGAGGGTTTGTCGCACCTAGTGGAGTCGACTTGATTTGTATTCCTGCTTTTACAGATATACTTATTGATGGCGAAGAGAGAACGGCAATAAAACTAATCATTGAACCAAGATAA
- a CDS encoding dipeptidase produces the protein MAIFDAHCDVLMKMFIDPDISFTNSDKLHITKRGLLDEGGKVQCFAIYIPEKVHPDMRFQAALAMVDIFHEKILSEPEMKFIKTKADIESLKEKEIGAMLTLEGCDCIGNDLLKLRTLIHLGVSSVGLTWNYANLVADGALETRGGGLTGFGTEVVALLNEKSIWCDLSHLSEAGFWDTLKLAKFPIASHSNAHHLCPHPRNLKDAQINALLQKNGVIGVTFVPQFLSNGGSATIKDILKHIEHICSLGGERQIGLGSDFDGIDHMVENLKSYKDYHNLINELIRLYSSEFVKGLLFDNFTRNFPLKR, from the coding sequence TTGGCGATTTTTGATGCACATTGTGATGTGCTGATGAAAATGTTCATCGATCCGGATATTTCTTTTACGAATAGTGATAAATTACATATAACAAAGCGGGGATTATTGGATGAAGGGGGAAAGGTCCAATGTTTTGCAATATATATTCCTGAAAAAGTCCACCCTGATATGAGGTTTCAAGCCGCTTTGGCGATGGTGGATATTTTTCATGAAAAGATTTTATCAGAGCCGGAAATGAAATTTATAAAGACCAAGGCAGACATCGAATCTTTAAAAGAAAAGGAAATAGGTGCAATGCTAACTTTGGAAGGGTGCGATTGCATTGGGAATGATTTGTTGAAACTGAGAACACTTATTCATCTAGGAGTGTCCTCCGTAGGTCTAACTTGGAATTACGCTAACTTGGTAGCGGATGGGGCATTAGAAACAAGAGGGGGCGGCTTGACAGGGTTTGGAACAGAGGTGGTGGCCCTATTGAATGAGAAGTCAATTTGGTGTGATTTATCCCATTTATCTGAAGCTGGATTTTGGGACACCCTAAAGTTGGCGAAATTCCCAATTGCCTCTCATTCGAATGCTCATCATCTTTGTCCGCATCCACGAAATTTAAAGGACGCGCAGATTAATGCCCTTTTGCAGAAAAATGGGGTGATCGGCGTAACCTTTGTCCCGCAATTTCTTTCAAATGGCGGTTCGGCTACGATAAAGGATATCTTGAAACATATAGAACATATATGCAGTTTGGGCGGGGAAAGACAAATTGGATTAGGGTCTGACTTTGATGGAATCGATCATATGGTGGAAAATTTAAAGTCATATAAGGATTATCATAACTTAATCAATGAACTGATCAGGCTTTATTCCAGTGAGTTTGTAAAAGGACTCCTTTTTGATAATTTCACTCGTAATTTTCCCCTGAAAAGGTAA
- a CDS encoding 2-oxoacid:acceptor oxidoreductase subunit alpha, whose translation MINQLSWKVGGQQGEGIESTGEIFCIALNRLGYYLYGYRHFSSRIKGGHTNNKIRVSTTETRAISDDLDILVAFDQETIDVNYKELHEGGIIIADAKFKPVCPEDTKAELYIVPFTEIAAELGTSLMKNMVAIGATCAVLGMEISVFNDVVDEIFGRKGEEIVKKNMDAITAGYKAMEVMLGEKLGAMELEKADGQKRMFMIGNDAIALGAVAGGCRFMAAYPITPASEIMEYLIKKLPQFGGTVIQTEDEIAAATMAIGANYGGVRAITASAGPGLSLKMEAIGLAGITETPIVIVDTQRGGPSTGLPTKQEQSDLMAMIYGTHGEIPKIVMAPSTVEEAFYDTAEAFNLAEEYQCPVIVLSDLQLSLGKQTVQPLDYGKVEIRRGKLVDFEIEESENKSYFKRYEVTEDGVSPRVVPGMKNGIHHVTGVEHDETGRPSETAMNRKLQMDKRMRKLNNLTNTFQTPVYKNTPHEEADLLILGFNSTRGTIDEAIGRLETDGMKVNHAHIRLIHPFPADEVLSLVQSAKKVVVIENNATGQLANIIKMNVGHVNKIKSILKYDGNPFLPHEIHTQCKEMFEYGNV comes from the coding sequence ATGATCAATCAACTTTCATGGAAAGTTGGCGGACAACAAGGTGAAGGTATTGAAAGTACAGGAGAAATATTCTGTATTGCCCTCAATCGCTTAGGTTATTACTTGTATGGCTACCGTCATTTCTCATCCCGAATCAAGGGTGGACACACGAATAACAAAATTCGTGTAAGTACTACGGAAACTCGTGCTATCTCTGATGATTTAGACATCTTAGTTGCTTTTGACCAAGAAACAATTGACGTCAATTATAAAGAATTACATGAGGGTGGCATCATAATCGCAGATGCAAAATTCAAACCTGTCTGCCCAGAAGATACCAAGGCAGAATTATATATTGTTCCATTTACGGAAATAGCAGCTGAATTAGGAACATCATTAATGAAAAATATGGTGGCCATCGGCGCGACATGTGCTGTTCTAGGAATGGAAATTTCCGTATTCAACGATGTGGTTGATGAAATATTCGGCCGTAAAGGTGAAGAAATCGTTAAGAAGAATATGGATGCCATTACTGCTGGCTATAAGGCAATGGAAGTAATGCTTGGAGAAAAACTGGGAGCAATGGAACTGGAAAAGGCAGACGGCCAAAAACGAATGTTCATGATCGGTAACGATGCCATCGCTTTAGGCGCAGTTGCAGGCGGTTGCCGCTTCATGGCAGCGTACCCGATTACCCCGGCTTCTGAAATTATGGAATACTTAATTAAAAAACTTCCTCAATTTGGTGGGACGGTCATACAAACTGAAGATGAAATCGCGGCGGCTACAATGGCAATCGGTGCAAACTATGGCGGTGTACGCGCCATCACAGCTTCAGCTGGACCTGGACTTTCCTTGAAAATGGAAGCGATTGGTTTAGCGGGCATTACCGAAACGCCAATTGTCATCGTCGATACTCAACGTGGCGGTCCATCTACGGGACTTCCTACAAAACAAGAGCAATCAGATTTAATGGCAATGATTTATGGTACACATGGTGAAATACCTAAAATCGTCATGGCTCCGAGTACTGTTGAGGAAGCTTTTTATGATACGGCAGAAGCATTCAACCTTGCAGAGGAATATCAATGTCCAGTTATCGTTTTATCCGACCTACAGCTATCATTAGGTAAACAAACAGTTCAGCCGCTTGATTATGGCAAAGTGGAGATAAGACGCGGAAAATTGGTTGACTTTGAAATTGAAGAGTCTGAAAACAAATCTTACTTCAAGCGTTATGAAGTAACGGAAGACGGAGTCTCACCACGTGTAGTGCCTGGTATGAAAAATGGAATTCACCATGTTACAGGTGTTGAACATGATGAAACGGGCAGACCTTCTGAGACGGCTATGAATCGTAAATTGCAAATGGATAAACGGATGCGTAAGCTGAATAATTTAACTAACACATTCCAAACACCAGTATACAAAAACACACCGCATGAAGAAGCGGATTTATTAATTCTTGGCTTTAACTCAACACGCGGGACGATTGATGAAGCGATCGGCCGGTTAGAAACGGATGGAATGAAAGTGAATCATGCGCATATCCGTTTGATTCATCCTTTCCCAGCTGATGAGGTCCTATCATTGGTGCAAAGTGCTAAGAAAGTAGTGGTTATTGAAAATAATGCGACTGGACAATTGGCTAATATTATCAAGATGAATGTTGGACATGTTAATAAAATTAAAAGCATCCTAAAATATGATGGCAACCCATTCCTCCCGCATGAAATTCACACACA